One segment of Rhodanobacter thiooxydans DNA contains the following:
- a CDS encoding LacI family DNA-binding transcriptional regulator has protein sequence MPARIEDVAAHAGVSTKTVSRVLNGNPSVRARLRTRIEASIRALNYVPNASARSLAGNRSYLVALLYDNPMAGSSYTMELIVGVLQACKGTPYNAVLHPFDAADDLAARIDGFVATHRPDALVLVPPHANNAKLLQRLDELDIPYATISSRLHQSRIDVGFDERRAAAEIVEHLISLGHQRIGHVAGLQGHGARSWRLAGYRDALRRADIAFDESLVVDGDFAFASGAAGARTLLDQRRPPTAIFAANDDMACGVMREAYERGLSIPGDLSVCGFDGTPVSQLISPGLTTVHQPCRELGCLAVQSVLQSIRDASAPQQARVPYEVHLRASTAAPRKP, from the coding sequence ATGCCTGCGAGAATCGAAGACGTCGCTGCGCATGCCGGCGTATCCACCAAGACGGTATCCCGCGTGCTGAACGGCAATCCGAGCGTGCGTGCCAGGTTGCGCACGCGGATCGAGGCCTCGATCCGTGCACTCAACTACGTGCCGAATGCGTCGGCGCGCAGCCTGGCGGGGAACCGCTCGTACCTGGTCGCCTTGCTGTACGACAACCCGATGGCCGGTTCCAGTTACACCATGGAGCTGATCGTGGGCGTGCTGCAAGCGTGCAAGGGAACGCCGTACAACGCGGTGCTGCATCCGTTCGACGCAGCGGACGACCTGGCCGCGCGGATCGACGGCTTCGTGGCCACGCACCGGCCGGACGCGCTGGTGCTGGTGCCGCCGCACGCGAACAACGCCAAGTTGCTGCAACGCCTCGACGAGCTGGACATTCCCTACGCGACGATCTCCTCCAGGCTGCACCAATCGCGCATCGACGTCGGTTTCGACGAGCGCAGGGCGGCGGCCGAGATCGTCGAGCACCTGATTTCGCTCGGGCACCAGCGCATCGGCCACGTCGCCGGGCTGCAGGGGCACGGCGCCCGCAGCTGGCGGCTCGCCGGCTATCGCGACGCGCTGCGCCGGGCCGACATCGCTTTCGACGAGTCGCTGGTGGTGGACGGGGATTTCGCCTTCGCGTCGGGGGCGGCGGGCGCCCGGACGCTGCTCGACCAGCGGCGCCCGCCCACGGCGATCTTCGCGGCGAACGACGACATGGCCTGCGGCGTGATGCGCGAGGCCTACGAACGCGGACTGTCGATTCCCGGCGACCTGTCGGTATGCGGCTTCGACGGCACACCGGTATCGCAGCTGATCTCGCCCGGCCTGACCACGGTGCACCAGCCATGCCGCGAGCTCGGCTGCCTTGCCGTGCAAAGCGTGCTGCAGTCGATCCGCGATGCCTCCGCCCCCCAGCAGGCGCGGGTGCCCTACGAGGTGCACTTGCGCGCATCCACGGCCGCGCCCCGAAAACCGTAA
- a CDS encoding CBU_0592 family membrane protein — MNFFWYDWAGYLGVALVLLAFFLLQERKLQGSGLVYQLMNVLGAIGVMLSLGFGSFNLSAFIMQVAWLLIGSYGIVRGIKRRREARELP; from the coding sequence ATGAATTTCTTCTGGTACGACTGGGCCGGTTACCTCGGCGTGGCGCTGGTGCTGCTGGCGTTTTTCCTGCTTCAGGAGCGCAAGCTGCAGGGCAGCGGTCTCGTCTATCAGTTGATGAACGTGCTGGGTGCGATCGGTGTGATGCTGTCGCTGGGCTTCGGCAGCTTCAACCTGTCGGCGTTCATCATGCAGGTGGCCTGGCTGCTGATCGGCAGCTACGGCATCGTGCGCGGCATCAAGCGCCGACGCGAGGCTCGCGAGCTGCCATAG
- the rnr gene encoding ribonuclease R — translation MRDPHADREAQRYARPIPSREAILALLEQRGELLTEARIAEALDIHDETDLEALRKRLAAMVRDGQLLLGRRGGYAPTQKLDLIAGVVLANAEGYGFLRPDEGGDDLYLSPQQMRAVMHGDRVLASVVGIDRRGRRQGAIAEVLQRRSPRLVGRVVINDGVTLVTPDDRRLNQDVMIKPGRELGARSGQIVVAEITDPPSLQRGPIGEIRAVLGERLQPSLVVEMAIASHDLPHEWPPEVLRDAAQVESVVTAAEREGRTDIRQLPLVTIDGADARDFDDAVYAEPKRGGGWRLIVAIADVSHYVQVGNALDREAYERSTSTYFPGFVVPMLPETLSNGICSLNPKVERLCMVCDMLVDAEGNVTKSKFYDAVMLSHARLTYDKVWQAVGLREKDARHEVADVLPQLENLHALYQAMAAQRKRRGAIDFETPEVKFRLDQTGGVESMGATERNDAHKLIEECMIAANVQAALFLEKKKIPALFRAHEPPPAEKYEDLQQFLREFKLRMPPVDEVTPGDFSEILRMVKDRPERELIQNVLLRSQSMAAYQPDNRGHFGLALQAYAHFTSPIRRYPDLLVHRAIRFALTGRKPTDYAYTPAEMAAMAIHCSQRERRAEEAERDVDERFKCAWMEKHIGSEFDGVVTGVTSFGLFVELDESKVSGLVHISQLMNDYYHFDATRKLLKGERTGAQFRLGDHVRIQVLRASLEDRKIDFRLVSPRTPAPAPTGSGKAYDYAAAGERYSLPKKAAATSKAPGMFGRAAKAIGRAFGRKEAEVAAPPAPAPRKAVVSDNLPPRAAAATRQHAGGGQQQGRRAEPSSDRRPRKGGSAKRGPAPAAAPSAPKKHGGRKPKPKGKS, via the coding sequence GTGCGCGATCCCCATGCCGATCGCGAGGCGCAGCGTTATGCGCGCCCGATCCCCAGCCGCGAGGCGATCCTCGCCCTGCTCGAACAGCGCGGCGAATTGCTGACCGAGGCACGCATCGCCGAGGCGCTGGATATCCACGACGAAACCGACCTCGAGGCGCTGCGCAAACGGCTCGCCGCGATGGTGCGCGACGGCCAGCTGCTGCTGGGCCGGCGCGGAGGCTACGCGCCGACGCAGAAGCTCGACCTGATCGCCGGCGTGGTGCTGGCCAATGCCGAAGGCTACGGCTTCCTGCGACCGGACGAGGGCGGCGACGACCTGTACCTGTCGCCACAGCAGATGCGCGCGGTGATGCACGGCGACCGCGTGCTGGCCAGCGTGGTCGGCATCGACCGCCGCGGCCGCCGCCAGGGCGCGATTGCCGAAGTGCTGCAGCGTCGTTCGCCGCGACTGGTCGGCCGGGTGGTGATCAACGATGGCGTGACCCTGGTGACGCCGGACGACCGCCGCCTGAACCAGGACGTGATGATCAAGCCCGGCCGCGAGCTGGGCGCGCGTTCCGGCCAGATCGTGGTGGCCGAGATCACCGACCCGCCAAGCTTGCAGCGTGGCCCGATCGGCGAGATCCGCGCGGTGCTGGGCGAACGCCTGCAGCCGTCGCTGGTGGTGGAGATGGCGATCGCCAGCCACGACCTGCCGCACGAGTGGCCGCCGGAGGTGCTGCGCGACGCGGCGCAGGTGGAGTCGGTGGTGACCGCCGCCGAGCGCGAGGGCCGCACCGATATCCGCCAGCTGCCGCTGGTGACCATCGACGGCGCCGACGCGCGCGACTTCGACGATGCGGTGTATGCCGAACCCAAGCGTGGCGGCGGCTGGCGCCTGATCGTGGCGATCGCCGACGTCTCGCACTACGTGCAGGTCGGCAACGCGCTGGATCGCGAGGCCTACGAGCGCAGCACCTCGACCTACTTCCCCGGTTTCGTGGTGCCGATGCTGCCGGAGACCTTGTCCAACGGCATCTGCTCGCTGAACCCGAAGGTCGAGCGGCTGTGCATGGTTTGCGACATGCTGGTCGATGCCGAAGGCAACGTCACCAAGTCGAAGTTCTACGACGCGGTGATGCTGTCGCATGCGCGGCTCACCTACGACAAGGTGTGGCAGGCGGTGGGCCTGCGCGAGAAGGATGCACGGCACGAAGTGGCTGACGTGCTGCCGCAGCTGGAGAACCTGCACGCGCTGTACCAGGCGATGGCGGCGCAGCGCAAGCGCCGCGGCGCGATCGACTTCGAGACGCCGGAGGTGAAGTTCCGCCTCGACCAGACCGGCGGGGTCGAATCGATGGGCGCCACCGAGCGCAACGATGCGCACAAGCTGATCGAGGAATGCATGATCGCCGCCAACGTACAGGCGGCGCTGTTCCTGGAGAAGAAGAAGATTCCCGCGTTGTTTCGCGCACACGAGCCGCCGCCGGCGGAGAAGTACGAGGACCTGCAGCAGTTCCTGCGCGAGTTCAAGCTGCGCATGCCGCCGGTGGATGAGGTGACGCCAGGGGATTTCTCCGAGATCCTGCGCATGGTCAAGGACCGCCCCGAGCGCGAACTGATCCAGAACGTGTTGCTGCGCTCGCAGAGCATGGCGGCGTACCAGCCGGACAACCGCGGCCATTTCGGCCTCGCCCTGCAGGCTTACGCACACTTCACCTCGCCGATCCGTCGCTATCCCGACCTGCTGGTGCACCGCGCGATCCGCTTTGCGTTGACTGGCCGCAAGCCGACCGACTACGCCTATACGCCCGCCGAGATGGCGGCGATGGCGATCCACTGCTCGCAGCGCGAGCGCCGTGCCGAGGAAGCCGAGCGCGACGTGGACGAGCGCTTCAAGTGTGCATGGATGGAAAAGCACATCGGCAGCGAATTCGACGGTGTGGTCACCGGCGTCACCTCGTTCGGCCTGTTCGTGGAACTGGACGAGTCGAAGGTGTCCGGCCTGGTGCACATCAGCCAGTTGATGAACGACTATTACCACTTCGACGCCACCCGGAAATTGCTAAAGGGCGAGCGCACCGGCGCGCAGTTCCGCCTCGGCGACCATGTGCGCATCCAGGTGCTGCGTGCGAGCCTGGAGGATCGCAAGATCGACTTCCGTCTGGTTTCCCCGCGCACGCCGGCCCCGGCGCCGACGGGCAGCGGCAAGGCGTATGACTATGCCGCCGCGGGCGAGCGTTATTCGTTGCCGAAGAAGGCTGCCGCCACGAGCAAGGCACCGGGCATGTTTGGCCGCGCAGCCAAGGCGATTGGCCGCGCATTCGGCCGCAAGGAGGCCGAGGTCGCCGCGCCGCCGGCGCCGGCACCGCGCAAGGCGGTGGTGAGCGATAATCTGCCGCCGCGTGCAGCGGCGGCGACGCGTCAGCATGCTGGTGGCGGGCAGCAGCAGGGCCGCAGGGCCGAGCCGTCGTCCGACCGTCGTCCACGCAAGGGCGGTTCCGCCAAACGCGGGCCGGCTCCCGCCGCCGCTCCGTCGGCGCCGAAGAAGCACGGCGGACGCAAACCGAAACCGAAAGGCAAGTCATGA
- the pstC gene encoding phosphate ABC transporter permease subunit PstC, protein MPATDTAIQATDILEQRSRRDARHERLFRWLLKGCALIVLASLLGAAGATLWGGRDAFGAFGWHFLVSSEWDPGNDVYGAMVPVYGTVVTSFIALLIAVPISFGIAVYLSEVAPAWLRTPVASAIELLAGIPSIIYGMWGLFIFAPFFADHIKPWLTSNLGNKPDDGKLSWVAEHVPFVGKLFGSDYPFGASILVAGIVLAIMVIPFISSVMREVFQTVPTRLKESAYALGSSTWEVSWDIVLPYTRSAVIGGIFLGLGRALGETMAVTFVLGNAMHLSASLLDPGASIASTIANQFSEAVGLQKSALMALAFLLFVVTFIVLLIARLMLRRLASKEGR, encoded by the coding sequence ATGCCAGCGACCGACACGGCCATCCAGGCCACCGACATCCTGGAACAGCGCAGCCGCCGCGATGCCCGCCACGAGCGGCTGTTCCGCTGGCTGTTGAAGGGCTGTGCGCTGATCGTGCTGGCGTCCCTGCTCGGTGCCGCCGGCGCCACGTTGTGGGGCGGCCGCGACGCCTTCGGTGCATTCGGCTGGCACTTCCTGGTCAGCTCGGAGTGGGATCCGGGCAACGACGTCTATGGCGCCATGGTGCCGGTCTACGGCACGGTCGTTACCTCGTTCATCGCCCTGCTGATCGCGGTGCCGATCAGCTTCGGCATCGCGGTCTACCTTTCCGAAGTCGCGCCGGCCTGGTTGCGCACGCCAGTCGCCTCGGCGATCGAACTGCTGGCCGGCATCCCTTCGATCATCTACGGCATGTGGGGCTTGTTCATCTTCGCCCCGTTCTTTGCCGACCACATCAAGCCGTGGCTGACCAGCAACCTCGGCAACAAGCCCGACGACGGCAAGCTGTCGTGGGTGGCCGAACACGTGCCATTCGTCGGCAAGCTGTTCGGCAGCGATTATCCGTTCGGCGCCAGCATCCTGGTGGCCGGCATCGTGCTGGCGATCATGGTCATCCCGTTCATCTCCTCGGTGATGCGCGAGGTGTTCCAGACCGTGCCGACCCGGCTGAAGGAGTCGGCCTATGCGCTGGGCTCCAGTACCTGGGAGGTGTCGTGGGACATCGTGCTGCCGTATACCCGCTCGGCGGTGATCGGCGGCATCTTCCTGGGGCTCGGCCGCGCGCTGGGCGAGACCATGGCGGTGACCTTCGTGCTCGGCAACGCGATGCACCTGTCGGCCTCGTTGCTCGACCCGGGCGCCTCGATCGCCTCCACCATCGCCAACCAGTTCAGCGAGGCGGTGGGTCTGCAGAAATCCGCGCTGATGGCACTGGCCTTCCTGCTGTTCGTGGTCACCTTCATCGTGTTGCTGATCGCGCGGTTGATGCTGCGCCGGCTGGCCAGCAAGGAGGGCCGCTGA
- a CDS encoding MFS transporter, with protein MIDDEAGVAMRGLPMPVGACADAALPVHRVGWPFIAIYGMAYMGLWMALLPPILVGLAMRVSEIAPAHATGSLSLVVGVGALIALFGNPFFGSLSDRTTSRFGMRRPWLIAGAAGGVVGLTVVAMAVTVPQLLLGWCITQLAYNAQLAALTAILADQIPASQRGMVSGIVGVSLPLGMVGGTYLVELLAYSTLAIFLVPAVIALAGAFLLAWVLPDHRLAAMQRPRYGWREFLGSFWINPLRFPDFAWAWGSRFLLYAGVALLMTYQEFYLIHQLGCAPTAVPRWIFLSTLVQSGAVAISSVVGGGLSDARGRRKAFVCGTALIYALALLMIAFATSYTYFLVAMAITGIAQGGYLAADLALVTDVLPERETHAARNLGIFNIANVMPQSLMPAIAPGILLASGGSYTVLFAMAAALVVLGAWAILPVRGAR; from the coding sequence GTGATCGACGACGAGGCCGGAGTGGCGATGCGCGGGCTACCCATGCCCGTCGGTGCATGCGCGGATGCAGCGCTACCGGTGCACCGCGTCGGCTGGCCGTTCATCGCGATCTACGGCATGGCCTACATGGGCCTGTGGATGGCGTTGCTGCCGCCCATCCTGGTGGGCCTGGCAATGCGTGTGAGCGAGATTGCCCCGGCGCACGCGACGGGCAGCCTGTCGCTGGTGGTGGGCGTGGGGGCGCTGATTGCGCTGTTCGGCAACCCGTTCTTCGGCAGTCTCTCGGATCGCACGACCTCGCGCTTCGGCATGCGACGGCCCTGGCTGATTGCTGGCGCCGCGGGGGGAGTGGTCGGATTGACGGTCGTCGCGATGGCCGTGACGGTTCCGCAACTGCTGCTGGGCTGGTGCATCACGCAGCTTGCCTACAATGCGCAACTGGCCGCGCTGACTGCAATCCTCGCCGATCAGATTCCAGCGTCACAGCGCGGCATGGTATCCGGCATCGTGGGTGTCAGCCTGCCGCTGGGTATGGTGGGAGGCACCTATCTGGTGGAGCTCCTTGCGTATTCCACGCTGGCTATCTTTCTGGTACCCGCGGTGATTGCCTTGGCCGGCGCATTCCTCCTGGCCTGGGTATTGCCCGACCATCGTCTGGCTGCAATGCAGCGGCCGCGTTACGGGTGGCGCGAATTCCTGGGCAGCTTCTGGATCAACCCGCTGCGCTTTCCGGATTTCGCCTGGGCGTGGGGCAGCCGTTTCCTGCTCTATGCCGGTGTCGCGCTGCTGATGACCTACCAGGAGTTCTATCTGATCCATCAGTTGGGCTGCGCCCCGACTGCTGTGCCGCGGTGGATCTTTCTGTCGACCCTGGTGCAATCCGGTGCGGTAGCAATCTCCAGTGTCGTGGGCGGCGGGCTGTCGGATGCCCGCGGGCGGCGCAAGGCTTTCGTCTGCGGTACGGCACTGATCTATGCGCTGGCCTTGTTGATGATCGCCTTTGCCACTTCGTACACCTATTTCCTCGTAGCCATGGCGATCACCGGCATCGCGCAGGGGGGATACCTGGCCGCGGATCTGGCGCTGGTGACCGATGTGTTGCCAGAACGGGAAACACATGCAGCCAGGAACCTTGGCATCTTCAACATCGCCAACGTCATGCCGCAGTCGCTGATGCCGGCAATTGCACCGGGCATCCTTTTGGCGAGCGGCGGGAGTTATACGGTTCTGTTCGCCATGGCAGCGGCCCTCGTTGTGCTTGGAGCCTGGGCCATCCTGCCGGTGCGTGGCGCGCGCTGA
- the pstB gene encoding phosphate ABC transporter ATP-binding protein PstB: MTDSALATNPAPVAAAAAAAPKLVVRDLHFYYNGFQALKGISMDIPEKQVTAIIGPSGCGKSTLLRIFNRIYAIYPKLEAKGSIELDGDNILDPGYSLNRLRSKVGMVFQKPVPFPMTIFENVAYGIRHHEKLSKADMEGRVEQALRSAALWDEVKDKLKQNALGLSGGQQQRLCIARAIALKPEVLLLDEPTSALDPIATGRIEQLVEELKSQFTIVIVTHNMQQAARVSDLTAFMYLGELIEFDQTEKIFTKPGKKQTEDYITGRFG, translated from the coding sequence ATGACTGATTCCGCCCTCGCCACGAACCCGGCACCGGTGGCGGCAGCGGCGGCTGCCGCGCCCAAGCTCGTCGTGCGCGACCTGCACTTCTACTACAACGGTTTCCAGGCGCTGAAAGGCATCAGCATGGATATCCCGGAGAAGCAGGTCACCGCGATCATCGGCCCGTCCGGCTGCGGCAAGTCGACCCTGCTGCGCATCTTCAACCGCATCTACGCGATCTACCCGAAGCTCGAGGCGAAGGGCTCGATCGAGCTGGACGGCGACAACATCCTGGACCCCGGCTACTCGTTGAACCGCCTGCGCAGCAAGGTCGGCATGGTGTTCCAGAAGCCGGTACCGTTCCCGATGACGATCTTCGAGAACGTCGCCTACGGCATCCGCCACCACGAGAAGCTGTCGAAGGCGGACATGGAAGGCCGCGTGGAGCAGGCCCTGCGCAGTGCCGCGCTGTGGGACGAGGTGAAGGACAAACTCAAGCAGAACGCGCTTGGCCTTTCCGGAGGCCAGCAGCAGCGCCTGTGCATCGCCCGCGCGATCGCGCTGAAACCCGAGGTGCTGCTGCTGGACGAACCGACCTCGGCGCTCGACCCGATCGCCACCGGCCGCATCGAGCAGTTGGTCGAGGAGTTGAAAAGCCAGTTCACCATCGTCATCGTCACCCACAACATGCAGCAGGCGGCGCGTGTCTCCGACCTCACCGCCTTCATGTACCTGGGCGAGTTGATCGAGTTCGACCAGACCGAAAAGATCTTCACCAAGCCGGGCAAGAAGCAGACTGAGGATTACATCACCGGGCGCTTCGGCTGA
- the rlmB gene encoding 23S rRNA (guanosine(2251)-2'-O)-methyltransferase RlmB: MSESWIVGINPVEGALSNDAERVREVLVEHGQRNARVLELAERAKKLKIPVQHRPRDELDKLAGEARHQGVVARYEAAPAAHESDLAGLLERDGGDALVLVLDGVTDPHNLGACLRSAAAAKVTAVIVPKDRAVGLTPVVRRASAGGADRVSLIAVTNLARTLRELKDAGVWITGLAGDTDTTVYDVDFKGPVALVLGGEGEGIRRLTRELCDFVAKIPMPGTMESLNVSVATGVVLFEALRQRGAKR, translated from the coding sequence ATGAGTGAGAGCTGGATCGTCGGGATCAACCCGGTCGAAGGTGCGTTGAGCAACGATGCCGAGCGCGTGCGCGAAGTGCTGGTCGAGCACGGCCAGCGCAATGCCCGCGTGCTGGAGCTGGCCGAGCGCGCGAAGAAGTTGAAGATCCCGGTGCAGCACCGCCCGCGCGACGAGCTGGACAAGCTCGCCGGCGAAGCGCGTCACCAGGGCGTGGTGGCGCGTTATGAGGCGGCCCCGGCGGCGCACGAAAGCGACCTGGCCGGCCTGCTGGAGCGCGATGGCGGCGACGCGCTGGTGCTGGTGCTCGACGGCGTCACCGACCCGCACAACCTCGGTGCCTGCCTGCGCAGCGCGGCGGCGGCGAAAGTCACCGCGGTGATCGTGCCGAAGGACCGCGCGGTGGGGCTCACGCCGGTGGTGCGCCGTGCCTCGGCCGGTGGCGCCGACCGGGTGTCGCTGATCGCGGTGACCAACCTGGCACGCACGCTGCGCGAGCTGAAGGACGCCGGCGTGTGGATCACCGGCCTGGCCGGCGACACCGACACCACCGTCTACGACGTCGACTTCAAGGGGCCGGTGGCGCTGGTGCTGGGCGGTGAGGGCGAAGGCATTCGCCGGCTCACCCGCGAGCTGTGCGATTTCGTGGCGAAGATCCCGATGCCGGGCACGATGGAGAGCCTCAACGTCTCCGTCGCCACCGGCGTGGTGCTGTTCGAGGCGTTGCGTCAGCGCGGAGCAAAACGATGA
- the phoU gene encoding phosphate signaling complex protein PhoU, giving the protein MNTGTDHIIKSYDSELARLTGEIVRMGELAVTQLEAAIDVLERRDERAAQRVVGNDDAIDQLEQEIGHDVVRLLALRAPMASDLRNVYAALRIASDIERIGDYAANVAKRSIPLSMVAPVAPVGGLHQLATLAAGEVREVLAAYRDRDAERAYQVWKDDVVLDEAYTGYFRQLLTYMMEDPRNITPCTHLLFMAKNIERIGDHATNIAENVWFQVTGEPLDKQRSKRDLTSSPETTKLGE; this is encoded by the coding sequence ATGAACACCGGCACCGACCACATCATCAAGAGTTACGACAGCGAACTGGCCCGGCTCACCGGCGAAATCGTGCGCATGGGCGAGCTGGCGGTGACCCAGCTGGAAGCCGCCATCGACGTGCTCGAACGCCGCGACGAGCGCGCCGCCCAACGCGTGGTCGGCAACGACGACGCGATCGACCAGCTGGAACAGGAAATCGGCCACGACGTGGTGCGCCTGCTGGCGCTGCGCGCGCCGATGGCCAGCGACCTGCGCAACGTGTATGCCGCGCTGCGCATCGCCTCGGACATCGAACGCATCGGCGACTACGCCGCCAACGTGGCGAAGCGCTCGATCCCGCTGTCGATGGTGGCGCCGGTAGCGCCGGTCGGCGGTCTGCACCAGCTGGCCACGCTTGCCGCCGGCGAAGTGCGCGAAGTACTGGCGGCCTACCGCGACCGCGACGCCGAGCGTGCCTACCAGGTGTGGAAGGACGACGTGGTGCTGGACGAGGCCTATACCGGCTACTTCCGCCAGCTGCTCACCTACATGATGGAAGACCCGCGCAACATCACGCCGTGCACCCACCTGCTGTTCATGGCCAAGAACATCGAGCGCATTGGCGACCATGCGACCAACATCGCCGAAAACGTGTGGTTCCAGGTCACCGGCGAGCCGCTGGACAAGCAACGCAGCAAGCGCGACCTCACCTCGAGCCCGGAAACCACCAAGCTCGGCGAGTGA
- the pstA gene encoding phosphate ABC transporter permease PstA produces MNSPYLRRRLTNALAMVLSTLATLVGLAFLAWILWETLRQGIGALNLKLFTKVTAYGEDGGLLNSMVGSLIINFIGIGIATPIGVLAGTWLAEYANRTRLGESIRFLNDILLSAPSIVMGLFVYTIIVLPSTALTHGSTTFSGFAGGVALALIALPVIVRTTDEMLRLVPSTLREAALSLGVPQWKLTLQILIRAARSGIITGVLLALARISGETAPLLFTAFGNNYMAVNPMDKMSSLPQIIYQYANDPGDAMHALAWAGAFVVTMFVLLLSLASRLILSRTKVSHD; encoded by the coding sequence ATGAATTCGCCCTATCTGCGCCGCCGCCTCACCAACGCGCTGGCGATGGTGCTGAGCACGCTGGCCACCCTGGTCGGCCTGGCGTTCCTGGCCTGGATCCTGTGGGAAACCCTGCGCCAAGGCATCGGTGCGCTGAACCTGAAGCTGTTCACCAAGGTCACCGCTTACGGCGAGGATGGCGGCCTGCTGAACTCCATGGTCGGCAGCCTGATCATCAACTTCATCGGCATCGGCATCGCCACGCCGATCGGCGTGCTGGCCGGCACCTGGCTGGCCGAATACGCGAACCGTACCCGGCTGGGCGAGTCGATCCGCTTCCTCAACGACATCCTGCTGTCGGCGCCGTCGATCGTGATGGGCCTGTTCGTCTACACCATCATCGTGCTGCCGAGCACCGCCCTCACCCACGGTTCGACCACCTTCTCCGGTTTCGCCGGCGGCGTGGCACTGGCGCTGATCGCGCTGCCGGTGATCGTGCGCACCACCGACGAGATGCTGAGGCTGGTGCCGTCCACCCTGCGCGAGGCGGCGCTGTCGCTGGGCGTGCCGCAGTGGAAGCTGACCCTGCAGATCCTGATCCGCGCGGCGCGCTCGGGCATCATCACCGGCGTGCTGCTGGCGCTGGCGCGCATCAGCGGCGAGACCGCGCCGCTGCTGTTCACGGCGTTCGGCAACAACTACATGGCAGTCAACCCGATGGACAAGATGTCCAGCCTGCCGCAGATCATCTACCAGTACGCCAACGATCCGGGCGACGCGATGCATGCCCTGGCCTGGGCCGGCGCATTCGTGGTCACCATGTTCGTGCTGCTGCTGAGCCTGGCCTCGCGCCTGATCCTTTCCCGCACCAAGGTGTCCCATGACTGA
- the sugE gene encoding quaternary ammonium compound efflux SMR transporter SugE: MAWIYLLLAGLFEVVWAIGLKYTDGFTRPWPTVGTLAAMAVSIVLLAMAVKTLPIGTAYAIWTGIGAVGAVALGIVLFGDPATLPRLLCVALILVGIVGLKLTAG, from the coding sequence ATGGCGTGGATCTATCTGTTGCTGGCCGGCCTGTTCGAAGTGGTCTGGGCGATCGGCCTGAAATACACCGATGGTTTTACCCGGCCCTGGCCCACGGTCGGCACGCTGGCGGCGATGGCGGTCAGCATCGTGCTGCTGGCGATGGCGGTGAAAACGCTGCCGATCGGCACCGCGTATGCGATCTGGACCGGTATCGGTGCGGTCGGCGCGGTCGCGTTGGGCATCGTGCTGTTCGGCGATCCGGCCACGCTGCCGCGGCTGCTGTGCGTCGCGCTGATCCTGGTCGGCATCGTCGGCCTCAAGCTCACCGCTGGCTAG